The Orcinus orca chromosome 12, mOrcOrc1.1, whole genome shotgun sequence genome includes the window cccgcgtaccgcaaaaaaaaaaaaaaaagaaagaaagaaagaaacagattcaaGATTTGAGCTATAGTAGGTGCCCATTATTCAGAATATAAGCTATGAACACTAGGATGCAAAATTAACTCTTGGTCCTTCTCTCTGAAGTGAAATAATGAGAATATTTTTCACTTCCCAtcatctagaaaaaaagaaatattgggactttctctcttttattctctccttcccatccccaccctcagAGAAGGAGCAGCTCCTCACCTTACAGTTTCTGTCATCTGGAGTGGTTTCATCAAACTCTTCTCCCAGATGGAAACTAATCTCCGTGTTCTTGAATGTGCTTTGAGTCCTGATCACCACTTTGTCCCCCTCCTGACTGATGATCACTGTTGGTTTAGTCACATTTCCCACCTGCCTAGTGGCAAAGCCCACACCTAAAATAGCAAAAGGAAGCAGTACAGTTGGCTGCAACTTCCAAAATAGCTCACAAAGCAGGAATCTACCTTCCTATTCTGGAATCTATGTCCTAAAGTGGAAGTTTCATTAGAGTATGTTTAGCCCATCAATTATGCAGGACAACTACTGAGCCGTAATAATAAGCAGATGCTTATTTGGAAGCATAAATAGTAAAAGGATGCTGAAGAAAAAGCGGAAAAGGCGCGGAAGCTTCATGTCCTCCCCAGAATACTAAATGCTCCGTTATTTGGCCCTAGGCAAGAAAGCAGGCAAATGCTACATTTAAATATCCATTCTGTGAGAAACACACAGCCTAGCACCCTGATTACGACAATGTGAtctgtctttgtctcttgctAACCTGATGGGTGAAGAAGGAATCTGCAAGTATCTGAAGCTGCAGGTTAAGATGAGAAAGCACATCTTATTTTTACCTACCTAGAGCCTTCATGTACTCGTCAAAATTCTGACTGTCCGTCAACTTCCACGTAGCACAGAAAGCCTCCACCATCCTTACCCTTTTCCCGTTAGCTTCAGAATCAGATAAAAGAGGCAGAGGCAAGGATCTTCGGATCTTAGGGCCACTGCAATTCGGAAGACCCCTTTGCACCTCACAGCAGCTCCTGCCTTCTTATTAAGAAAAGAGGCAGGCAGAAAGCCAATGATTTGAATTGCAAACACATCCCTCCAGTGTCCCTCTTTCCAGGAGGCTGTTGCAGGGGGAGGAGATGGGAAGGGGGGCATTCAGCGAGGTTCCAATCCTCTTTGTGATTGGCTCAGGCCACTGGGTTAGCGGAGTAGGTCGAGTTCCTCCCAAACCTCACACTGCAGCCCTTCTGCCTGAGAAATCTCTGCAAA containing:
- the FABP7 gene encoding fatty acid-binding protein, brain, with the protein product MVEAFCATWKLTDSQNFDEYMKALGVGFATRQVGNVTKPTVIISQEGDKVVIRTQSTFKNTEISFHLGEEFDETTPDDRNCKSVVSLDGDKLVHVQKWDGKETNFVREIKNGKMVMTLTFGDVVAIRHYEKA